One Syntrophorhabdaceae bacterium genomic window, AACCCCGCTGGAGCTTATGGTGGCCACGGTCCTGTCGGCCCAATGCACCGATGAAAGGGTAAATAGGGTCACTTTGTCTCTTTTCAAAAAATACGGTGACTTGAATGCATATCTTGAGGCTCCTCTTGAAGAATTGGAGGAGGACATTAGGCCCACCGGATTCTACAGGAACAAGGCAAAGGCCCTGAAAAATATCGCATCGGAGATTCTCGGACGCTTCGGGGGACATATTCCCGAGGACGTGGATACTCTTGCCACCATCAAGGGCATCGGGCGGAAAACGGCAAACCTGATCGTGGGGGCGGCCTTCGGAAAGCCCGCCATGGTGGTCGAGACCCATGTGATACGAGTCGCCAACAGGGTAGGGCTGACGAGCAACAAAGACCCGGAAAAGATCGAAATCGACTTGAAAAAATTGGTCGCTGAAACAGAGTGGACGCGTTTTTCCCTCCTTCTCACCCTTCACGGCCGTTATGTTTGTAAGGCGAGGAAGCCTGAATGCAACAGGTGTCTCATACG contains:
- the nth gene encoding endonuclease III — encoded protein: MQKDIGSIIDNLEKMHGGARVELHFKTPLELMVATVLSAQCTDERVNRVTLSLFKKYGDLNAYLEAPLEELEEDIRPTGFYRNKAKALKNIASEILGRFGGHIPEDVDTLATIKGIGRKTANLIVGAAFGKPAMVVETHVIRVANRVGLTSNKDPEKIEIDLKKLVAETEWTRFSLLLTLHGRYVCKARKPECNRCLIRDYCNYWLGGMADV